accaatttttattgcaaataaaattcaaactatatttaacttattatatatttgatattgtgcTCTACATACTCAAACATCCTGAACCTCTGAAGACATACAGTGACAGACAtatgtataacaccagaaataaagaaagtgtatccatagaattttatagactaaacaaaactattaatagtcaCACAGTTGTTGCTTTGAAAGTATACAACTGTTTTAAGAACCACTTATcttgaaaatatagttttaatgaatttaaacaaaaattttattcctggctttttagtcaatccattttattcattgaaagaattttttgactGTAGAAACTGTTAGTTTCTAGACataaacttatttagttttaatgattagattttaaatgttaatgtcatggttttttatttatacaaaactatattaaaaaaatttatcatgTTATGTAATTCTGTTGTTGTAATTTCTGAGGCTGTGtttttacttgttgttgttatttgttttttatttattacatacctgttttttaatttgttatttatattttaaaataatttaaattgtggcgTGACTGTTTTGGCAACTTCATATTTTTGGGTACTGAATTTTTCCTTGTCTGGACTTAtggctaattttttatattttatacatgacttgttGTCGATGCTCGTTGTAAGCTCTATGACAATAAAcgaattcttattcttatttcttattaattttaaaatatgttgtttcttcctctaATCTAATCCGAACACATTTTTGCaagcagatcctttcgttcacttggtcattacatccatcgttcattttgttcagtcaacacgatgaccggtaaaacaaCCACTCTTAGCGGGAAGGCCtatagtaactctgtactgaccggttcatactgaacgggtcgcagcagtgaacgataccgactgagccggattagtcagctgattttattatTAGATTGAAATGGAGTGAGtcgccgagcagtggtggggatgcttggaggggcggcggagggatatttaccccaccctgcgtgaactcaaatcaaccaaggtttttttgttagcggtttacctataatgAAGCATGGATTTTAATGCTCTTCCAGCAAAACTATAAATTCAAATGTCTATCAGACTTCtataaagttaataaagaaaaatatttacagatattttatgTAAGAAAACAACTAGGCTACTTTGCAGTTGTGTATGGTTGGACGCTTATAATaagaacataatattatttataatctaaCACAGAAAAGTGGATTTTTTCATTTTCCCAccttgtttaaactttttttccttcaaaatccAAATCATTTTGTCTATGACAGGAACTGATACTGGCAATTGATCATTGATTTTTTTCACTGCTGCTGTTGAACATctgtgtttatacattttaacacaaatttatacataaagagttttatatttaatttcaggGATCACTTTTGGCTGGTATGAACCTtgcagttgaacccaccactgggcacagcaaaaaccgatgtgtgaattaaatctgggcaaccttatggatgtccaggagcggcacatcactaaccgcaaatgttgaggttcatgggcaattcaataggtctagtctactgtaggAGATGACTGTTGTAGTTGGTGAGGTTTGTTCCTTAGCTATCAGAAGTTTTTGCTAACCTCAACAAgagtatgccaccccctgcctgctttgactggagaggctggttcagagctggcctccccttcttccagggagatatgactttgagatgtagtgccctaattcttcctcatggattttcgataggaggtggccccctactccctaacctcaccaatcttgaatatcctgtcaatccggaagcagcgcaaatgtTCTTAcagaactaagtgcaatttataagcttcttatcctaagagaacaaaaaaaaatatatatatattttaattaacttggAAACAGGCATATTATGCATGTTAATAAAAGGGCTGCAGTAATAACAAACGTACAACACTCGAGTGATCAGTATCAAAACATCAATTAGAACTATATGAaaaatgctgtcagacatgtttgtttactttgttaaGTAATTGTAACTGTCCAAACTATACCTTCacaataatacaatcttaaaaccctaataacataattcaattcaacattattgttccaaagtGAATATCAGTTTATTGTTCAGTTTTGCAACAAAGAATAATTAATCCAGAATCAGAATGAGTGGGACTGGAGCTGCTTCTGCTGAGATTGCATGGAAATAATTCATAgagaattgtattatattatcctCTGTCTTTGCCATTGCCACCTTGGAAGAAAGGGGCTGGCtctatatttcaacaatatattCAGTCTGAATCGACAAGAGAAGTATTTCTCTTAGGTTTTCAATAGCTTTAGCCACTGAATGAAACCCCTCCACTTCACCATATTGAAATAGGTATACTGTATGTTGACAAACTTAACCctttatcataataataatatttacaatatgctCCTTCCCAGACATACTTTAATGTAAGTGATGTGAAGGAAAATGGgatatttccttcacaatccttccattataaaaaacaataatcaaACAAAGAAGTGATGTGAGTTTATACTGTGTAAAGTAAATGCTACTGAACAGATTTTAAACCAACTATAGAAATTAGGCCTTAGACAGAGATTTTAGACTTTgggtaatatatttttatctctgcaataaatttaaactgtttacagCTGAGGAAGCACTTTACAACACCCGCATTTCCACCCAAGAGAGTAAGATGCTCCCagcccaaagtattggaacagaGGAGACAAGGTCTTGAGCATTACCTGCAGACTATGATTAAGTTTGGACCAAGCAGAGCTCAGATCATGACTTTTCTTGGTATATCGGACAACATCAGTGaaaggtaatataattttaaaccattacCTCCACAACTTATGTGTATTAATATGTAGGTCAGAGATATATATTATCTGTTATTACATAGCATTTTGAATACTTCTTAGTGACATGAGGCGTTACAGGTTGTCAGTTCAAAAATATTGACTTGGTTAAGGTTCCATACATTGTTCCACAGGCAATTCGACTAATACTTGTTCAGATATAGCAGAAACATAAACTGTGTGTACTGAATTTGATTATTACTGATTACTTTACTTTATCTGATATAATTAGTGAGGGGCAGGCCAAAATTATGCCCAATAATATCATGTCACCAAATGTGTTGCATATCATGATTTTATGACCATGATGGGGGGGAGGGAGCTCACCCATACACAACAAAACTTATTGGAAATCGTCTAcgtcaaaactaaaaatatttccagtgatgtttaaaagttcatatttcttcaatataacaCATTCTCAGTGTAATCTATTTATGACAGATATTTATACTTATAGGTATTATAGGATGGATATGTGATAGAGACAGTATTTATATCGTATAGGAGGCCAAAGTATAAtttagcattttataaattaaacccaAGGTAAATTATTAGAACTTTCATATAATCACACTTGGGTATGTTGAATGTGGTACTTTTTTGTGCCCCTATCgtttaacaacaataattacttgttatttaataaacaatagtaaaatattttaaatttaagagtattatttgttttaataaagcaTTAAACATAGACTCCTGAAAACCATGAGCAACTAAGGCTCCTGTAACATTGGATTTATCCAATATAATACCGAAGATTATTCATTTATTACAGCAAATATAACCGTATgtcaattattagtttttaagtatgCTACTGCAAACTAACCAACAGTGTATAATATCATTGATTATAATCCTCTGGCTGCTTTTCAATTTCACCATAGTTATTTTGGTTTTAGATCAGGAACATTATGCATGTCTTCTCATTTATAATATCTGCCTAAAATTAGAGTTATCAAGAGTtacttttccattttaaaattctaacatgGACGATGCAAGTGCTATTAAGAGTTTTAATGACAGATTTATTcagtttcattaaattaaatccagttttataacatatttcacAGAAATCTACTTTATTGCTACATATCTTAATtagggaaattttttattttttaattttcaatcttatGTAATATTACTCAAGCTCCCTTATAAACATGATTACTACTGTAATTTTAACATatgcaaaataaagttttgtgcaTAATATGGTACATATTATACAAATGACTTGCATGTGTAGTATAGTTACCAAGTATCAACcaataaagaaattgtttttacaggtaatggtaatttaaattttgtgataaaacTGGGTTTATCTCTACTATTTCTTCAAacatacatattacaataaataatttacttaacgtAAACATTTAACACTGCGGTAATTCATTCGGTTGACTGTACTATTGGGCACTGATAAAGGGGCCATTTGCACAAGTGAGAAGCTATATGAAACTATGGATTTGCATCTGAGTACAAACATTTAACACTGGAGTATTCATCTGTTGACCTGTATGTTTGGCACTGATAAGGGGCCATTTGTACAAGTGAGAAGCTATATGAAACTATGGATTGCTTCTGGAGTAACAAACATTTAACACTGCCTTGAGTTATTCATCTGTTGACTGTACGTTGGCACTGATAAGGGTCATTTGTACACAGTGAGAAGCTATATGAAACTATATACTATTGAAAGAGGAAAACCTGAGTGAATCAATGCCTACATTTGCTTTGAACGGAAGAAATGATGCGGTCATGAGTCCTGCATTAAcacataaagaatattttgggaTGGGTGCCCTGAATTAACGTAGGTTTTCATTGATCGATTTGAAGAAAGAATACAGGAATGGAGAGaacaaaatgaattaattttgacTGTTGAAAAAACTCGTGAGGAATTTGCGTTGACCACCTGCAATATGACACTGCgtaagtaaaatctttgaaaggTAAAACGAGAGGCCAGTTTATTGGTTGGAATGGAAGAATTAACGCTGACTTCGGAAAGATTGTATTCAAAAGCTAGACGACAAGTTACCCCCAAGGAAAACCGGGTTGAATCTTGATCTATCAATGATAGAGAACCATACGGCTGGTGTACTTATAGAGGAGaagaagaataaattttaaaaaagacaattttttgAAGCTAAGAACAGCGGCATTGGCGACAAGAAGGTGTCGTGAGGATAAGGGTTAGATATATGAACTATATGGGGGCTCTAGGGTATAAAAAAAAACGGATTGTAATGGGTAAAATTAGACCCGGTTGAACAAGTATAAACCTAGTGATGAAGAGCAGATAAAGATTGTTACCAAAAAGAGTTATTTTTCCCAATGGGAAGATCCAGGATATGAACTTACAAAATCGAAGATATACGGAGAACATGGGAACGAAATGAATGCATACCATTGTAGCGTGAAGAGGATCTCCAAACTGTTGTAAAAGGTATTTAAGACAGGGAAAGCTCGCTGGACCAAGACATAATACCTCTAGACCTGGTTAAGATTATTGCACAACGCTATCCCGAAGGGAAGTACTCCAGGCAATCAATAGTCAACTTATGGCCGGGAAATTTCCAGATAGCTTGGAAAGGTTGCTAGACTAGTCCCTTATTGAGAATAAAACGAGGTTTAGGATGgggaaaaaaaaatgtaacagaCCATTATGTATGATAGATGTTTGTGGTAAGCTCTTTTGAGCACCTTATAGCTAGACCTATTGCTATCTGAAATAGGTGAAAGATGGATTAGGAGGGATAACCAATATGGCTTCCTGAAAAGGTTCAGAGAGGCACAAGTTGATGCTTCACTGCAGCAGGTTATCCTAATACTGTTGATAATATCAAACGGAAGGCGTACCAGTTATCGTGACTTGATGCTTGTTGATTTTGCTAGACATAAAGGAA
The window above is part of the Homalodisca vitripennis isolate AUS2020 unplaced genomic scaffold, UT_GWSS_2.1 ScUCBcl_8476;HRSCAF=16607, whole genome shotgun sequence genome. Proteins encoded here:
- the LOC124374445 gene encoding uncharacterized protein LOC124374445, translated to MTVVVGELRKHFTTPAFPPKRVRCSQPKVLEQRRQGLEHYLQTMIKFGPSRAQIMTFLGISDNISERENNQVCKPPTSVQQCS